The Antennarius striatus isolate MH-2024 chromosome 23, ASM4005453v1, whole genome shotgun sequence genome has a segment encoding these proteins:
- the ostc gene encoding oligosaccharyltransferase complex subunit ostc yields METLYSLPFAVLECPNIKLKKPSWLHMPSAMTVYAIVIVSYFLITGGIIYDVIVEPPSVGSMTDEHGHQRPVAFLAYRVNGQYIMEGLASSFLFTMGGLGFIILDRSNAPNIPKLNRFLLLFIGFVSVLLSFFMARVFMRMKLPGYLMG; encoded by the exons ATGGAGACTCTGTACAGCTTACCGTTCGCGGTTCTCGAATGTCCGAATATCAAACTGAAGAAGCCGTCATGGCTGCACATGCCGTCCGCTATGACGGTGTACGCGATCGTCATCGTGTCCTACTTCCTCATCACAGGAG GCATCATCTACGATGTTATTGTCGAGCCCCCCAGCGTGGGTTCAATGACTGATGAACACGGCCACCAGCGACCAGTGGCCTTCCTGGCCTACAG AGTGAACGGGCAGTACATCATGGAAGGACTGGCTTCCAGCTTCCTCTTCACCATGGGAGGCCTGGGCTTCATCATCCTGGACCGATCCAATGCTCCCAACATTCCCAAACTCAATCGCTTCCTGTTGCTGTTCATTGGGTTTGTCAGCGTCCTCCTCAGCTTCTTCATGGCCAGAGTGTTCATGCGTATGAAGCTGCC AGGATACCTCATGGGATAA
- the etnppl gene encoding ethanolamine-phosphate phospho-lyase, whose translation MDVSEMSEEKLDKKKTLALRKKHIGPSCKIFFSHNPIKIVRARGQYMYDEKGQRYLDCINNVAHVGHCHPDVVKAGAQQMELLNTNSRFLHDNLVLYAERLQATLPDKLSVCYFVNSGSEANDLALRLAWTFTGHKDIITLENAYHGHVSSLIDISPYKFHQLSDVQRNQSVHVAPSPDVYRGKYRADHPDPATAYANEVKDIIDRVQKEGRKIAAFTAESLQSCGGQVIPPLGYFQQVAEHVRKAGGIFIADEVQVGFGRIGTHFWAFQLQGEDFVPDIVTMGKPIGNGHPMSCVVTTKEVAEAFAMTGMEYFNTFGGNPVSCAIGLAVLDVIAKEDLQGNALRVGQHLTDLLEKQKEKHPLVGDIRGHGLFVGMELVKDRLNLTPATAEAQELICQLKEQHILLSADGPHRNVLKFKPPMCFTTENADLVVEKIDRILTELEEALALKSHNSPGVEDSGKRKLPMDENGHQSCGGFAHKRDGSPGLPQRQETKRLKT comes from the exons ATGGACGTCAGCGAGATGTCGGAGGAGAAACTGGACAAAAAGAAGACGCTGGCGTTGAGGAAGAAGCACATCGG GCCGTCCTGTAAGATCTTCTTCAGCCACAACCCGATCAAGATCGTGCGCGCCCGGGGTCAGTACATGTACGACGAGAAAGGTCAACGCTACCTGGACTGCATCAACAACGTGGCTCACG tgGGCCACTGCCACCCCGATGTGGTGAAGGCGGGGGCCCAGCAGATGGAACTTCTCAACACCAACTCGCGTTTCTTGCACGACAACCTGGTGCTGTATGCGGAGAGGCTGCAGGCCACGCTGCCCGACAAGCTGAGCGTGTGCTACTTCGTCAACTCCGG CTCCGAGGCCAATGACCTGGCGCTCCGCCTGGCATGGACGTTCACGGGCCACAAAGACATCATCACCTTGGAGAA CGCCTATCACGGACACGTCTCCTCCCTCATTGACATTAGTCCCTATAAGTTCCACCAGCTGTCGGATGTTCAGCGGAACCAATCCGTCCATGTG GCTCCAAGCCCAGATGTATACAGAGGTAAATACAGGGCGGACCACCCCGACCCGGCCACAGCGTACGCCAACGAAGTGAAAGATATCATAGACCGAGTccagaaggaaggaagaaag ATCGCTGCGTTCACTGCTGAGTCACTGCAGAGTTGTGGTGGGCAGGTAATCCCTCCCTTAGGCTACTTCCAGCAAGTGGCAGA GCACGTCCGCAAAGCTGGGGGTATCTTCATCGCGGATGAAGTCCAAGTGGGCTTTGGGCGCATCGGCACCCATTTCTGGGCGTTCCAACTCCAGGGGGAGGACTTTGTCCCAGATATCGTCACCATGGGGAAGCCCATCGGCAACGGACACCCCATGTCTTGCGTGGTGACAACCAAGGAGGTGGCAGAGGCCTTCGCTATGACCGGAATGGAGTATTTCAACACG TTCGGCGGTAACCCGGTGTCGTGTGCCATCGGCCTGGCCGTGCTGGACGTGATCGCCAAAGAGGATCTCCAGGGGAACGCCCTGCGCGTCGGGCAACACTTGACTGACCTGCTGgagaagcagaaggagaagcATCCGCTGGTTGGAGACATCAG GGGTCACGGCCTCTTCGTCGGGATGGAGCTGGTGAAGGACAGGCTGAACCTCACGCCGGCGACGGCGGAAGCTCAGGAACTCATATGTCA GCTCAAAGAGCAACACATCCTCCTCAGCGCCGACGGACCTCATCGCAACGTGCTGAAGTTTAAACCCCCCATGTGTTTCACGACGGAGAACGCCGACCTGGTGGTGGAGAAGATCGACCGTATTCTCACAG AACTCGAGGAAGCGTTGGCCTTGAAGTCGCACAACTCACCCGGGGTGGAGGACAGCGGGAaacgaaag CTGCCGATGGATGAAAACGGACACCAGTCCTGCGGAGGCTTTGCACACAAGAGAGACGGCAGCCCAGGACTTCCTCAAAGACAGGAAACCAAACGCCTCAAGACGTAA
- the rpl34 gene encoding large ribosomal subunit protein eL34, with the protein MVQRLTYRRRLSYNTASNKTRLSRTPGNRIVYLYTKKVGKAPKSACGICPGRLRGIRAVRPQVLMRLSKTKKHVSRAYGGSMCAKCVRDRIKRAFLIEEQKIVVKVLKAQAQSQKSK; encoded by the exons ATGGTCCAGCGTTTGACCTACCGCCGTAGGCTGTCCTACAACACCGCCTCAAACAAAACCAGACT GTCCCGAACCCCCGGTAACCGGATTGTGTACCTGTACACCAAGAAGGTCGGCAAGGCTCCTAAGTCGGCATGTGGCATCTGCCCAGGGAGACTGCGTGGC ATCCGGGCTGTTAGACCTCAGGTTCTGATGAGGCTATCCAAGACCAAGAAGCACGTCAGCAGGGCCTATGGAGGCTCTATGTGTGCCAAGTGTGTGCGCGACAG GATCAAGCGTGCTTTCCTGATTGAGGAGCAGAAGATTGTCGTCAAGGTGCTCAAGGCACAGGCACAGAGCCAGAAATCTAAGTAA